The genomic interval ATGCTGCAAACCCTGACAGCGTGTGTAAGAACCTTATTCCTTGCTGTGTTGCTGTAAAGCTAATTGTTTGTGCATCCAGTAAAATATTGGAAGCTgcagtaaatatttttctttttgatgctttatttttcaagtaactgcttttctctttagctaaatgtctttttcttgtgtgtgttttaataattacacATTCACAGACATGTCCACAAGATGCATGTCCAGCAAGATATTACATTTACCAGATAATAAAATTCAGAGCTACGTATTAATGCTGCGATTGTGTAAAAAAGGCAACATAGCAACCTAGACAATGTTTGCATTCACTCTATGGCTCTAAAAGAAGGGGAAATCTACTAATTCAACAACTCTCCTCTGTAAATTTTTTCCAAGGagagttatatatatattattgtttttactacATTTTATGATCCTAAAACAATCTGCTCATTTGCCAAAACTGAAGCTATTTTAATGATCAGAGGTGGAacatcttaaataaaaacatttgtcatCTGTTCATGTAAAATCAGAAATTAATATTGATTGAAATTTTAACTATAAATTAAACCCACCCCAGTTAAAATGACCTCTACTTTTACATCTTTAGAAGCTCAAATGTTAAAAACCGTCACCATACACTGCATCCATCTTAAAGAAATTCCATGTACAGCCATACATTATGATGGATTACTATTCCACACAACCACCTCTATCAGACACATGTAGTTCAATAAGATGATGCATCTATTTACAGTTTTTAGCAGATATTCCAACACAGAAGAGGTATTCCCACAGTAATACATTAAGTGTTTTTCAAGGTAGAAATCCGCCCAAAACACATGAATGTCCAGACTCCTACAACTTAGAGCGATGGAAACGATGTAATTCGTATCCTTCAATGAACCAGTGATTTAATTTATAACTGTCCTTCTTTCTTCCACAAGTGGGCATTGTGTTCAGTGGAGGATGCGGTGAAGGTAGCGTTCAGAGTCTCTGGCACTCTCCATCCTAATGCCCAACCTCCATGATGATGGCTTGAAAGGATTTTGATTCCCTGTAGTGTCTTCCTCAGCTGCCAATTTAAATTTCTCCAGACTTTCTGTCTGATCATCCTCATCTTTTACAGAGTAGACGGCAAATGGCTCCTCAACCCTGAAGACAGAACGGTAACACGGAGTTTATTTGACCAGCATCACATCTCCAAACAACAATTATTCAAGAAAGAACAGTCATAAACATAAGATCATGAATGCAAAAGATAAAAGGCAATGCCCATTCAGGAAGTAATATTAAAATGGTACTTAGGGTATGAGGTACTCTATCAATATTCAAACAGAACTCCACGTAGCAgtaatttggaaaaaaataattctgCTTGTGAATGCCACAAATGTTCAGATAAGGCCACACAGTTGCTATTCTGAACAAAATGTTGGTACCATTGTCAAATACCCCTAAAAGCCCTTATAGCTAGTCTTTATGAAATCTCCTGGTCTGCAGTGGTGTGAAtgaatgttctttttgttttctgaatcaAGGTTTTGACAACATTTGATTTTCTTGGAAAGTATAAGTATTTGCTTGAGTTGTACCGTGTAATGTCACCCATTCTTATAATAATCTGTGGTGCTTTTGTACTGCCCTGACCAGTCTAGCTTCATCCCAGTGAGGAATGTGAAACATGAAGactgatgtgtgtttgtgaaaagGCTTGCAGGGAGAGCAGGACACAGTCTTGTGTGTCAGTATTGGTTTGTCAGGCCCTTGTCATCAAACATGCATATGAAGACACAAACTCAGAAGCCTATCAGACATTTTCACAAACCTGAGATACCCTGATGTTCTGAGCCACTTGTGATCACTGTGTCCGTCGACCCTTATTCCACTCTTATTCCTGGCTCGAACTCTCAGGCCCACCAATGCCTGAGCCAGGCCCACTTCAACTTCCCCCTGCTCTTCTTCATTCTGCTGTCCTTCCTCTGCTCCTTCCAGATTTGCATCC from Girardinichthys multiradiatus isolate DD_20200921_A chromosome 5, DD_fGirMul_XY1, whole genome shotgun sequence carries:
- the avpi1 gene encoding uncharacterized protein avpi1; amino-acid sequence: MAEALEVSATEDSLPVEWKPSSRRSRKSGYSNIFSGVNLHQLHRLFRTAGDRNAEHRAKLVWQDMDANLEGAEEGQQNEEEQGEVEVGLAQALVGLRVRARNKSGIRVDGHSDHKWLRTSGYLRVEEPFAVYSVKDEDDQTESLEKFKLAAEEDTTGNQNPFKPSSWRLGIRMESARDSERYLHRILH